The segment CTACGTCTGATTTAGCCCAATGACTATGCTTCTTGATAGCGGTCCGCAGTTCCCTTCGCTAGGAGTAGGGGGATTCGGAACACCACGACACCATGAAATAGGAAACAGAGACCCAAGTCTGGGACTGAATCCCTTCGCTGATTCCTCTCACTCCGCAGCTTTCAAAATCAGCCCGGTGGCTCACGATATCGCCTCCAGCCAGACTTCAGCTTTTACCCCGCAAGCTACTGGGTATGCAGCTGCCCTGGGACACCATCACAGCGGACAGGTGGGTTCGTACGGCGGGGGAGCGTTCAATACGACCCGGGACTTTCTCTTCCGGAACCGTGGCATGGGAGAGTCCGCTGCTTCGAGTGCCCAGCATGGGATCTTTGCCGCGTCTGCGGGGAGCTTGCACGGACCTCCTGGAATCTCTGATAACCCTGGACATTTGCTATTTCCAGGGCTTCACGACCAGGCGGTAAGCCATACTTCACCAAGTGGACATGTAGTCAACAGTCAAATGCATCTTGGTTTACGCGGGGACATTTTTGGAAGACCTGACCCGTATCGCCCGGTCGCAAGCCCTCGGACGGATCCTTATGGCGCTGCTCAGCTCCACAACTACAACCATCCAATCAATATGAATATGGGGATGAATGTGCCGACACACCATGGTCCAGGGGCCTTCTTTAGATATATGAGGCAACCAATTAAGCAAGAAATGTCATGTAAATGGATAGATGAAAATCAGATGAACCGACCCAAAAAGACTTGCGACAGGACTTTCAGTACAATGCACGAGATGGTGACGCACGTCTCAATGGAACACGTTGGCGGCCCCGAGCAAAGTAACCACATATGCTTTTGGGAGGATTGCCCGAGAGAAGGGAAATCTTTTAAGGCCAAGTACAAACTCGTGAATCATATTCGTgtacacactggagagaaacccTTCCCCTGCCCATTTCCTGGATGTGGAAAAATATTCGCCAGGTCGGAAAATTTGAAAATTcacaaaagaacacacacaggtaggccTAAGCACTCATTCAACAAACGAATGTCATTTGTTAGCCTAATCaaaacatgttgttttatttgaaCAAGACGATTCATGGGTGTTCTAATAATTAATGACAGGCTAGGTAGTTTGTTTGAGCAGCGTAGGCCTGGGACGCAAAGGCCCGAGTAGGTTATGTTTTGTTATTCTTGGTTTCAATTAGAAAATATGTTGAATTAAAGATGGGGTTGTCCAGTGTTAGGAATTTATTGTGGCATGCTGAAGGCCTAACACATTTACTACGTGTTGTTAAAATTGCGTTAACTTGATCTATAACTCAAAACAAAACTCTTAGTGTCGCGCTGTGCATGCGTGgaagcatgtatgtgtgtgtgtgtgtgtgtgtgttgaggttgaGTGGGGCACATATTGCCCAAACGCTAAAGTGTGAGCACATTAGCCTAACTAAATTTAGACGGAGCAGTCTTGGTGCGGGTGTTTTTGTGTGACTGAACACCAGTTTGTCACTTTCCTTGTTTACCTCCCAAACCTTGGGCTAGCCTAAGCTTAGCCTATTAGCCTCAACCCAACTGTGTTAATGAACATAACCAGTTAAATTAGATTACAGTGCTTTAGTATTGTACTACTCAAACTAGATGCATAATAGTGCACTTCAATGCAATAGCCTAtcttatttgaatgaaaaacgCTCAGTAGCGCAAGCAATATTTCTGTCATCAAGcttgtgagcgtgtgtatgcTTGTTTGCAATTACAGTGGTTAGACTATATCTGCGTTTTATACTAAACTGTGTTTATCCCATGTTACAGGTGAGAAGCCGTTTAAGTGTGAATTCGATGGGTGTGACAGACGCTTTGCAAACAGCAGCGACAGGAAAAAGcacatgcacgtgcacacatCTGACAAGCCATACATCTGCAAAGTGTGCGACaagtcatacacacaccccagctcTCTCAGGAAACACATGAAGGTAATTAACATCTTCATTACACCTTATACACATTAACACAACGCTGTCTCCTAGCTATAGTTGAATAGTACACCTGTTTAGCTTTCAGGAGATGCCTATTCAAAGTCATTTCTTTTCGAGAATTAAAACAGAAAAGTAATGGAGTTCATGTCTTGCATGACCCTATGTAATAGCAAGCAACATATCAAATGTCCAGTTAAAGCTTGTTAACCAAGAATTCGGCCTAAAGCAATCATCATTGGAACCCCTCATTTATTGTAATTTTTCACTCTCATTACTGCAGGTACACGAGTCTCAAGGTTCCGAGTCGTCTCCAGCAGCAAGCTCTGGATACGAGTCGTCCACACCACCAGTGCTGGTGTCAGCGAACACTGAAGACCCGACAAAAACACCACCGTCAGCTGTACAAAACACGTCTGCTCACAGTGATGGACTGCCACCCAACTTTAATGAATGGTACGTTTGAAGTCAGAAGCAGCCTTTCAGTGTGGACCAAGAGGTTTAGGAAACCTTAAAAACTACTCACATTAAGGTATATAAAATGGGATTTGAAGATCATGAAGAAATGAGAGCAATCAAGCGGAAGCAGCCCGCATCTGTTCTCAGGATACGAAATTTGACTTTTATTCCGAGTTCGAAGAAAACAAATAAatcataaataataaaataatactttctaagaataaataaaatgtttttctttttttagttTACAGATTCCAgatgattattttatttttcattttatgtATTTTCTCAAAATTTATTTAAAAAAGGAAATGAAAATATTTCACGGTGTTTTATATAACGGTGACACATACTGTCGCCTTTCAATTGATTGTTAAAACTTCAGACAGTCTTAAGAAACGTGCCAAAGTCTTTGTCTTGAACTTGAACAAAAAATAaatcataaataaatatatactcGTGAATGTATTTCCTTGTTTGATGGGGTCGAATCTGTTGTCAACGTCCGTTTTCAGGTGGAGAAATGTGGTATTAGGTTACGATTGTTACCGTTGAATATAACGTTGCCTTTTGTTAATAACGTTGTAAATACATATCCATGATGCCATATTTATCAATTTGTAATTTAATTATGGGTATACGTTCTGAAACTGAAATGatatttatggaaatgttttctaACAAGTCTGTACAGTTTTGGGTCATAACCAGCATAACATTGAACAAAATCGTCAACTCAAAAGTTCCAATATTGCGATTGTATCTTTTTTTTAACCAATACATGTGTCTTATTTGGATCTGAGATATCATCTATATAAATATTATGGATTTGTCTATATAATGCTGATTTTCCATCACTTTTTACTTTAGCTTATGAGACCATTGGTCATGTAAATCATCAATTCTGTAAAGCTGAATTGTTGTCAAGTGAGTTGACAAACTATATAAAACGATTCTGTCGATATCCGCATTTTGGTCAAATTAactttttgtgtattttacttTTATAGAATCAGCGAGTAGACTTCAAGTGTAGCATAACATCAGTATATGAGACATCCATCAGCCATTGCACTCGCCGCATTTGCAGATGTATTAGTACAAACTACAAAGTTCATGAATTCTAAACCAAGGTGACAGTATTTGGAGTATTTCAAATTAAGGTCAAATACCCAAACATATGAGCGAGTATGGCAGTCCTTTATAGTTCCAGCAATGTCTTTGTGCAAGTATGTTTAAATGTGTCCATCGGCAACAATGGAACTGTCACAACACAGtatcttcaaaataaaagttttttGTCTGTCAGCTTGCATTGTTTTAAATGTAATTCTTCTGTGAAACTAAGCGTGTTATCTGTTATAAGTACTGTGGTGTTGCATATAGAGCAGTTTGATTACACATTTGCTTGTTTTGTGTGAATAACTTGTCAATATGACATTTCTGTGTGAACAAGATTTAGACAAAGGAATACTAGATATATGTGGCTTGGGGAGAATATGTTCAGTGGCTCAAAGAGTTACAGCATTGCATTGTAACCTATTCTCAAGAATTGAATCTTATGCATACAcaaaatatattgtgcttatatGAGAACGATTTCAGACCACCAGCACTACTCTtaaaacaaaatgtaaaaaacaGTACCTCGTAAGTGACAGTGATATATGAAATACGTTTATTTAAATAATTTAAGGAATATAtgttttatatactattttataTACCTTAATTTAAAACAAATACCTTTTCTTATTCCACCACCTTTCATGCCCAATGTTCAGAAGTCCAAGAATATTTCTGATGTATAAAAGCAGCTAGAATGTGATGTTGTAACACTTTCTGGGAGAAATGGGTAATGCTCCAAGTTATTCCTGAAAAGCAAAATGTTTTACTGATGAACTGTGTCACTGTGCCACAATCGAGGCAATGACAACAGTAAGCCTATTCGTTATTTAGCTGACAGGGACATTGGTTTCTTGTACTTTTTAAAGTAGGCAATTGTTTGTTGGTTGATTTGTTTTACCAACTATTTATGAAGAAATGTGAACATAAATTTTGactgaaattaaaaaaaactgaaaagtaaCAGCTGCAACGTCGATTATTCATGTCAGCGGTGTAGCCTATTACTCACAGTTCCGAGGCAATTCAGTTGTTTTCCAGACTGTTTGAGGCGCCAGTTCACTTGAACTTGACACTGATGAAGGCGCCATTTTAGCATCTTGTttctggggagagggatggcaAAGTTACCAACTGTTAGCTTTCCTACTTGGTAGGCTACTCTCTTGGCAGTGAGCGAATCATTAACCCATGGGAATGAAAGTTTCAATGCAAAAAGAGTACTTGCAAATCAGACATGTCTGATCAGTTGAGATGGGCAAATAAGGACACACCATGAACGTGGAAGTTTGATGTAACGTCCATACATAAGCCAAGTAGAGCAGTTCTTAAAACAATTCAGTACAAAACATCACGGactgcactttaaagcaaacaaTGCTCAGTAGCGTTGCCTAGTATTATGGAAAAACATGAGTTACTTAAAACAATGTTTCCTATTTCACATTATTTACAAACTGTTCACTTTGCTGTCAAATGATTACGAAATTTGCTTTAGTTTATACTATTGCATTGATGAATagtatttttattttcataGTTTATTAATAAAGCCCATATTGCGCAGTATACCAACCCCC is part of the Osmerus eperlanus chromosome 13, fOsmEpe2.1, whole genome shotgun sequence genome and harbors:
- the zic3 gene encoding zinc finger protein ZIC 3 translates to MTMLLDSGPQFPSLGVGGFGTPRHHEIGNRDPSLGLNPFADSSHSAAFKISPVAHDIASSQTSAFTPQATGYAAALGHHHSGQVGSYGGGAFNTTRDFLFRNRGMGESAASSAQHGIFAASAGSLHGPPGISDNPGHLLFPGLHDQAVSHTSPSGHVVNSQMHLGLRGDIFGRPDPYRPVASPRTDPYGAAQLHNYNHPINMNMGMNVPTHHGPGAFFRYMRQPIKQEMSCKWIDENQMNRPKKTCDRTFSTMHEMVTHVSMEHVGGPEQSNHICFWEDCPREGKSFKAKYKLVNHIRVHTGEKPFPCPFPGCGKIFARSENLKIHKRTHTGEKPFKCEFDGCDRRFANSSDRKKHMHVHTSDKPYICKVCDKSYTHPSSLRKHMKVHESQGSESSPAASSGYESSTPPVLVSANTEDPTKTPPSAVQNTSAHSDGLPPNFNEWYV